A portion of the Bacillus thuringiensis genome contains these proteins:
- a CDS encoding esterase/lipase family protein: MKRGKIPIVFIPGLFGSMSNIIIPGTGDWSFGLSAFVYEPFIMMLESMGYERNKDLFICFYDWRQRIVFSTQKYLLQTIAYAKKITGCDKLNLMCHSMGGLLGRSYVQSETYKNDVNQLIILCTPNAGSPPNYSYWTGGSLPIHASSKINIVHFYMEQYIRYLSILHKMNKVEAIHLYFPGLQDVIPCKDYGNYLFIRSDSSLIFLPYSNMQTKNPFLDTLNENRFIIQKRNIETTLIAGDEEETIQYLQVIPSHSKLKWTDGKVVGDLLTKHGDGNAVLHSVFLLEGNKYVVHASHNEVLYKSIPILQKIL, translated from the coding sequence ATGAAAAGAGGAAAAATCCCTATTGTTTTTATCCCAGGTCTTTTCGGTTCAATGAGTAATATTATTATTCCAGGTACTGGTGATTGGAGTTTTGGACTTTCTGCATTTGTTTACGAACCATTCATCATGATGTTAGAAAGTATGGGGTACGAACGAAATAAAGACTTGTTCATCTGTTTTTATGACTGGCGGCAGCGCATTGTTTTTTCTACACAAAAATATTTATTACAAACGATTGCCTATGCTAAAAAAATTACAGGGTGCGATAAACTAAATCTAATGTGTCATAGTATGGGCGGGCTTCTTGGACGTTCTTACGTTCAAAGTGAAACATATAAAAATGATGTGAATCAACTTATAATACTCTGCACACCAAACGCTGGATCTCCACCAAATTATAGTTATTGGACTGGAGGTAGTCTCCCTATCCATGCCTCTTCTAAAATAAATATCGTTCATTTTTATATGGAACAATATATTCGTTACTTAAGCATCTTACATAAAATGAATAAGGTTGAGGCGATACATCTTTACTTTCCAGGATTACAAGATGTTATTCCTTGTAAAGATTACGGAAATTATTTATTTATAAGATCTGACTCTTCTCTTATATTTCTTCCTTATAGTAATATGCAAACGAAAAACCCTTTCCTCGATACATTAAATGAAAATAGATTTATTATACAAAAAAGAAATATTGAAACTACACTCATTGCCGGAGATGAAGAGGAAACAATTCAATATTTACAAGTTATCCCTTCACACTCCAAACTGAAATGGACAGACGGCAAAGTCGTCGGTGATTTACTTACAAAACATGGTGACGGTAACGCTGTTTTACATAGCGTTTTTCTTCTAGAGGGAAATAAATATGTTGTGCATGCTTCACATAATGAAGTGCTCTACAAAAGCATTCCTATATTACAAAAGATACTCTAA
- the aspA gene encoding aspartate ammonia-lyase, with the protein MATLTEVKNGVRIEKDFLGEKEVPNYAYYGVQTMRAVENFPITGYKIHEGLIRAFAIVKKAAALANTDVGRLELNKGGVIAEAAQEILDGKWHDHFIVDPIQGGAGTSMNMNANEVIANRALELLGMEKGDYHYISPNSHVNMAQSTNDAFPTAIHIATLNALEGLLQTMGYMHDVFELKAEQFDHVIKMGRTHLQDAVPIRLGQEFKAYSRVLERDMKRIQQSRQHLYEVNMGATAVGTGLNADPEYIEAVVKHLAAISELPLVGAEDLVDATQNTDAYTEVSAALKVCMMNMSKIANDLRLMASGPRVGLAEIMLPARQPGSSIMPGKVNPVMPEVINQIAFQVIGNDHTICLASEAGQLELNVMEPVLVFNLLQSISIMNNGFRAFTDNCLKGIEANEDRLKEYVEKSVGIITAVNPHIGYEAAARVAKEAIATGQSVRELCVKNGVLSQEDLELILDPFEMTHPGIAGATLLKKN; encoded by the coding sequence ATGGCAACATTAACTGAAGTTAAAAATGGTGTTCGAATTGAAAAAGATTTTTTAGGTGAAAAAGAAGTACCAAACTATGCATACTATGGCGTACAAACAATGCGTGCAGTTGAAAACTTCCCAATTACAGGATACAAAATCCATGAAGGTTTAATTAGAGCATTCGCAATTGTAAAAAAAGCAGCAGCACTTGCTAATACAGATGTAGGAAGATTGGAATTGAACAAGGGTGGCGTGATCGCAGAAGCTGCTCAAGAGATTCTTGATGGAAAATGGCATGATCATTTCATCGTAGATCCAATTCAAGGCGGAGCAGGTACTTCAATGAACATGAATGCAAATGAAGTCATTGCCAATCGTGCTCTTGAATTATTAGGAATGGAAAAGGGAGACTATCACTATATTAGTCCAAATAGTCATGTAAACATGGCGCAATCAACAAATGATGCATTCCCAACGGCGATTCATATCGCAACGTTAAATGCATTAGAAGGCTTATTACAAACGATGGGTTATATGCATGATGTATTTGAATTAAAAGCAGAACAATTTGACCATGTTATTAAAATGGGTCGTACACATTTACAAGATGCTGTGCCAATTCGTCTTGGACAAGAGTTTAAAGCATACTCTCGCGTACTTGAACGTGATATGAAACGAATTCAACAATCGCGTCAACATTTATATGAAGTAAATATGGGGGCAACTGCAGTTGGTACAGGCTTAAATGCAGATCCAGAATATATTGAAGCAGTTGTAAAACATTTAGCTGCAATCAGTGAATTACCGCTTGTTGGTGCAGAAGATTTAGTAGATGCGACACAAAATACGGATGCTTATACTGAAGTATCTGCAGCACTTAAAGTATGTATGATGAATATGTCTAAAATTGCGAATGACCTTCGCTTAATGGCATCAGGTCCACGTGTTGGTTTAGCAGAAATTATGTTACCAGCTCGTCAACCAGGTTCATCTATTATGCCAGGGAAAGTAAACCCTGTTATGCCAGAAGTTATTAATCAAATTGCGTTCCAAGTAATTGGTAATGACCATACAATTTGCCTTGCTTCAGAAGCAGGACAATTAGAATTAAACGTTATGGAACCAGTACTTGTTTTCAACTTACTGCAATCAATTAGCATTATGAATAACGGTTTCCGTGCCTTTACAGATAATTGCTTAAAAGGAATTGAAGCGAATGAAGATCGCTTAAAAGAGTATGTTGAGAAAAGTGTAGGAATTATTACAGCCGTGAACCCTCATATCGGTTATGAAGCTGCAGCTCGCGTTGCGAAAGAAGCAATCGCGACAGGGCAATCCGTTCGAGAACTTTGTGTTAAAAATGGTGTACTGTCACAAGAAGACTTAGAGTTAATTCTAGATCCATTCGAAATGACACATCCGGGGATTGCAGGAGCAACTCTTTTAAAGAAAAATTAA
- a CDS encoding ABC transporter permease — MNIFNIAIMHIKRDFRDVRTLVFMLAFPIVLMLVLGTALSNAFNSDSQSIKDIQVLYKDEASSTFSQSFEAFTKEVDKSGIHFKKASSSIDGKEEVKQNKYAAYVELNKDGAKFYGSDKSSIEGSIVEGMLTTFVDKYNVAVEVAKVNPTKVSTVISNGNHNDYIKETSLQAAKKPGSMDYYAVVMTTMIALYAAMGASSLIRGERIRKTGDRLIAAPISKAEIFIGKVLGSLVANALCILLVMLFSKFVFQANWGDHLGIIFLILLTQVFLAISFGLGIGYITKTAEASRAIIMVVVQLASIFGGAYFVVEENFVTNLSPLTWANTAVMKIIYANDVGAALPVISLNLGISALFLLIAIIALRRREGL; from the coding sequence TTGAACATCTTCAATATTGCAATTATGCATATTAAAAGAGATTTCAGAGACGTAAGAACTTTAGTTTTTATGTTAGCATTTCCGATTGTACTTATGCTTGTGTTAGGAACAGCGTTAAGTAATGCATTTAATAGCGATAGTCAATCGATTAAGGATATACAAGTGCTATATAAAGATGAAGCGAGTAGCACGTTTTCTCAATCATTTGAAGCATTTACGAAAGAAGTGGATAAATCAGGTATTCATTTTAAAAAAGCTTCCAGCAGTATAGATGGGAAAGAAGAAGTGAAGCAAAATAAATATGCTGCTTATGTAGAGTTAAATAAAGATGGTGCAAAATTTTATGGAAGTGACAAAAGTAGTATTGAGGGAAGTATTGTGGAAGGAATGCTTACAACATTTGTTGATAAGTACAATGTAGCGGTCGAAGTTGCAAAAGTAAATCCTACTAAGGTTAGTACGGTTATTTCAAACGGAAATCATAATGATTATATAAAAGAAACATCCTTACAAGCTGCGAAAAAACCAGGTTCTATGGATTACTATGCGGTTGTAATGACAACGATGATTGCACTATATGCTGCGATGGGGGCGAGTTCTTTAATTCGAGGAGAACGAATACGTAAAACAGGAGATCGTCTCATTGCTGCACCTATAAGTAAAGCTGAAATATTCATTGGAAAAGTACTTGGTAGCCTAGTAGCAAATGCCCTGTGCATATTACTCGTCATGTTATTTAGTAAATTTGTTTTTCAAGCGAATTGGGGCGACCATCTTGGAATCATATTTCTTATTTTATTAACACAAGTTTTTCTAGCAATTAGCTTCGGTTTAGGAATCGGATATATTACGAAAACAGCTGAAGCGTCTAGGGCAATTATTATGGTTGTTGTGCAATTGGCTTCTATTTTTGGTGGTGCATATTTCGTAGTAGAAGAAAATTTCGTTACGAATTTATCACCATTAACGTGGGCAAATACAGCTGTTATGAAAATTATTTATGCGAATGATGTAGGGGCAGCGCTACCAGTCATTTCTTTAAACCTTGGAATATCAGCACTCTTTTTATTAATTGCAATTATTGCATTACGTAGACGGGAGGGGCTATAG
- a CDS encoding cation:dicarboxylate symporter family transporter — protein sequence MKKFGLATQIFVALVLGIVVGAVFYGNKTAISYITPIGDIFIHLIKMIVVPIVISALIVAVAGVGDMKKLGKLGGKTILYFEIITTIAILMGLLAANIFQPGTGVDMSNLQQSDISSYKQTADATEKKGFAETIVHIVPKNVFESIAQGDLLPIIFFSVLFGLGVAAIGEKGKPVFNFFEGVLEAMFWVTNQVMKFAPFGVFALIAVTVAKFGVATLLPLGKLVLAVYVTVILFVVIVLGINARMVGVNIFTLIKILKEELILSFTTASSEAVLPNIMRKMEEFGCPKAVASFVIPTGYTFNLTGSAIYQALAALFVAQMYGVHMSLTEQITLLFVLMLTSKGMAGVPGASFVVVLATLGSMGLPLEGIALIAGIDRILDMIRSSVNVLGNALAAIVMSKWEGEFDNEKAKQYVETVKETKAA from the coding sequence ATGAAAAAATTCGGATTGGCAACACAAATTTTTGTCGCGCTTGTTTTAGGGATTGTAGTAGGGGCAGTCTTTTATGGCAATAAAACGGCGATTTCTTATATCACACCAATTGGGGATATATTTATTCACTTAATTAAGATGATTGTAGTACCAATTGTTATTTCAGCATTAATTGTTGCAGTAGCTGGTGTAGGAGATATGAAAAAGCTTGGGAAACTGGGCGGTAAGACAATTCTTTATTTCGAAATTATTACGACGATTGCTATTTTAATGGGATTACTTGCAGCGAATATATTCCAACCAGGTACTGGTGTTGATATGAGTAATTTACAGCAAAGTGATATTTCTTCTTATAAACAAACAGCAGATGCAACGGAGAAGAAAGGTTTTGCTGAGACAATTGTTCACATTGTACCAAAAAACGTATTTGAATCGATTGCACAAGGTGACCTATTACCGATTATATTCTTCTCAGTATTATTCGGCTTAGGAGTTGCGGCAATTGGGGAAAAAGGAAAGCCTGTTTTTAACTTCTTTGAAGGTGTACTCGAAGCAATGTTTTGGGTTACAAATCAAGTTATGAAATTTGCACCATTTGGTGTATTCGCATTAATTGCCGTTACGGTTGCAAAATTTGGTGTAGCAACATTACTTCCGCTAGGAAAACTAGTGCTAGCTGTATACGTAACTGTTATACTATTCGTTGTGATTGTATTAGGTATTAATGCACGAATGGTTGGAGTAAACATTTTTACATTAATAAAAATTTTAAAAGAAGAACTGATTCTTTCGTTTACGACAGCAAGTTCAGAAGCTGTTTTACCTAATATAATGAGAAAAATGGAAGAGTTCGGTTGTCCAAAGGCAGTTGCCTCTTTCGTAATTCCGACAGGTTATACATTTAACTTGACTGGATCGGCTATTTATCAAGCGTTAGCGGCATTGTTTGTTGCACAAATGTACGGTGTGCACATGTCACTAACGGAGCAAATAACGTTATTATTCGTTCTCATGTTAACATCCAAAGGTATGGCGGGAGTTCCAGGTGCATCGTTCGTTGTTGTATTAGCAACGTTAGGTTCAATGGGGCTACCACTAGAAGGTATCGCATTAATTGCGGGAATTGACCGCATTTTAGATATGATTCGCTCATCTGTCAATGTATTAGGAAATGCATTAGCGGCCATTGTTATGTCGAAGTGGGAAGGCGAATTCGATAATGAGAAAGCAAAACAATATGTAGAAACAGTCAAAGAAACAAAAGCAGCATAA
- the pyrH gene encoding UMP kinase, whose amino-acid sequence MRPYKRVLIKLSGGALADQTGNSFNSKRLEHIANEILSIVDLGIEVSIVIGGGNIFRGHLAEEWGIDRVEADNIGTLGTIINSLMLRGVLTSKTNREVRVMTSIPFNAVAEPYIRLRAVHHLDNGYIVIFGGGNGQPFVTTDYPSVQRAIEMNSDAILVAKQGVDGVFTSDPKYNKSAKMYSKLNYNDVVRQNIQVMDQAALLLARDYNLPAHVFNFDEPGVMKKICLGEHVGTLINDDVTMLVHEK is encoded by the coding sequence ATGAGACCATATAAACGTGTCTTAATTAAATTAAGCGGCGGTGCACTTGCCGATCAAACTGGAAATAGCTTTAACTCCAAACGATTAGAACATATCGCAAACGAAATTTTATCCATTGTTGATTTAGGTATCGAAGTATCCATCGTCATCGGTGGCGGTAACATTTTTAGGGGGCATCTAGCTGAAGAATGGGGAATCGATCGCGTAGAAGCTGATAATATCGGTACGTTAGGTACAATCATTAACAGCTTAATGCTTCGCGGTGTTTTAACAAGTAAAACAAATAGAGAAGTACGCGTTATGACTTCCATTCCATTTAATGCAGTAGCTGAACCATACATTCGCTTGCGTGCAGTCCACCATTTAGATAACGGTTATATCGTTATCTTTGGAGGCGGAAACGGGCAACCGTTCGTGACGACAGATTATCCAAGCGTACAAAGAGCCATTGAGATGAATAGTGATGCCATATTAGTCGCAAAACAAGGTGTCGATGGCGTCTTTACAAGTGATCCAAAGTATAATAAATCAGCAAAAATGTACAGCAAACTAAACTATAATGATGTCGTTAGACAAAATATACAAGTTATGGATCAAGCGGCATTACTGCTTGCCCGGGACTACAATTTACCAGCACACGTCTTTAACTTTGATGAGCCTGGAGTCATGAAGAAAATATGTTTAGGCGAACATGTGGGGACGTTGATTAATGATGATGTTACGATGCTGGTGCATGAGAAATAA
- the malS gene encoding oxaloacetate-decarboxylating malate dehydrogenase, whose product MSKFTVASNGALETTLRGAEVLSTPLLNKGVAFTQNEREELGLKGLLPPAVLTLEEQERRAYEQFSSQPDDLLKNVYLTALHDRNEVLFYRILTDHLREMLPIVYTPTVGVAIQRYSHEYRKPRGVYLSINDPSGIEEAFTNIGATAENIDLVVVTDGEGILGIGDWGVGGINIAIGKLAVYTAAVGIDPSRVLPVILDVGTNREELLNNPFYIGNRHPRITGEAYDEFIDTFVQAVNKQFPKALLHWEDFSSRNARKILDKYRHDVCTFNDDIQGTGAVSLAAVLSAVKASGVPLSEHRVVVFGAGTAGIGIADQVRDAMVRVGVSEEESYKRFWCIDRNGLVTDNMEDLLDFQIPYARQEAEVSEWKQNDVIGLAEVVKHVKPTILIGTSTVAGAFKEEIIKEMASHVERPIILPMSNPTPLAEAKPADVIEWTEGRALVATGSPFEPVTYNGVTYVIGQSNNALIFPGLGLGTIVVRASIMTDGMFAAAAEAVASMVDTSQPGAPILPEVEELRNISEMVAIEVAKVAVAEGVARVNLSDNDIKMAVKEAMWKPEYRQIKAVEKVRI is encoded by the coding sequence ATGAGCAAGTTTACAGTAGCTTCTAATGGTGCATTAGAAACAACATTAAGAGGAGCAGAAGTATTATCAACACCACTTTTAAATAAAGGGGTAGCTTTCACACAAAATGAAAGAGAAGAGTTAGGTTTAAAAGGGTTATTACCGCCAGCGGTTTTAACGTTAGAAGAACAGGAACGCCGAGCATACGAACAATTTAGTTCTCAGCCGGATGATTTATTAAAGAATGTATACTTAACTGCGTTACATGATCGAAATGAAGTATTATTTTATCGTATATTAACAGATCATTTACGTGAAATGTTACCGATTGTATATACACCAACTGTCGGTGTAGCAATTCAAAGATATAGTCATGAATATCGTAAACCACGTGGTGTTTATTTATCGATTAACGATCCATCAGGTATTGAAGAAGCATTCACCAATATTGGTGCAACAGCTGAGAACATTGATTTAGTCGTTGTAACAGATGGAGAAGGCATATTAGGAATTGGTGACTGGGGCGTTGGTGGTATTAACATTGCAATCGGAAAATTAGCTGTTTATACGGCAGCAGTTGGAATCGATCCTAGCCGCGTATTACCGGTAATTTTAGATGTAGGTACAAACCGTGAGGAACTATTAAACAATCCATTTTATATTGGAAATCGTCATCCTCGTATAACAGGTGAAGCTTACGATGAATTTATTGATACGTTTGTACAAGCAGTAAATAAACAATTCCCGAAAGCACTTTTACATTGGGAAGACTTTAGCTCTCGTAACGCACGAAAAATTTTAGATAAATACCGTCATGACGTTTGTACGTTTAATGATGATATTCAAGGTACAGGTGCAGTTTCACTTGCCGCAGTATTATCGGCAGTGAAAGCTTCTGGTGTACCATTAAGTGAACACCGCGTTGTTGTATTTGGTGCTGGTACGGCTGGAATCGGTATCGCAGATCAAGTTAGAGATGCGATGGTCCGCGTAGGCGTATCTGAAGAAGAATCATATAAGCGTTTCTGGTGTATTGATCGTAACGGGTTAGTTACAGATAATATGGAAGATCTTCTTGATTTCCAAATTCCGTACGCAAGACAAGAAGCGGAAGTAAGTGAGTGGAAGCAAAATGATGTGATCGGACTTGCTGAAGTTGTGAAACATGTAAAACCGACAATTTTAATTGGTACATCAACTGTTGCAGGCGCATTTAAAGAAGAGATTATTAAAGAAATGGCTTCTCACGTAGAAAGACCAATCATTTTACCAATGTCGAATCCAACACCGCTTGCTGAAGCAAAACCAGCAGATGTAATCGAGTGGACAGAAGGAAGAGCGTTAGTTGCAACAGGAAGTCCATTTGAACCAGTTACATATAACGGTGTAACGTATGTGATTGGACAATCAAATAATGCACTTATTTTCCCGGGGCTTGGTCTTGGAACAATTGTAGTACGTGCAAGCATTATGACAGATGGAATGTTCGCAGCAGCTGCTGAAGCAGTTGCAAGTATGGTAGATACAAGTCAGCCAGGAGCACCTATTTTACCAGAGGTCGAAGAATTACGTAATATCTCAGAAATGGTTGCAATTGAAGTAGCGAAAGTTGCAGTTGCAGAAGGTGTTGCAAGAGTGAACTTAAGTGATAACGATATCAAGATGGCAGTGAAAGAAGCAATGTGGAAGCCAGAGTATCGCCAAATAAAAGCGGTAGAAAAGGTTAGAATATAG
- a CDS encoding ABC transporter permease, translating into MKDILWLIQKTLSVLLKNKKSLLIIISLPIIGTLISFSIYGNAGQGTLNIGIVNKENEPIANDTIKFLEGLNHVNVSKVKESEVEDKLTSKKLDGVITLDSGFSKSVREGKPDHIEISSIKGDQVTGFIKTYLYNYIDNIAAISKVAGTDQSIFDNMYAGYQKGSFKMKTETLEDTSKNKDMTNQTMGYLIMFMLFSAANLSGHILKEKENRTYFRLLSTPIDGKKFILSNVGVNMIILTVQILITILFLTNVFHTNINMPFIVMMGVLMLFALIAIGISLVLVAFSKNSASANAMQNMVIVPTCLLAGCYFPYDIMPNAVQKVANFLPQRWLLDTVSKLQQGMPFSELYLNILILFAFAIAFFLIAIYKFGRNNDARNFV; encoded by the coding sequence ATGAAGGATATTTTATGGCTCATACAAAAAACGTTATCTGTGCTTTTGAAAAATAAAAAAAGTTTACTCATTATAATTAGCTTGCCGATAATAGGGACGCTCATTTCCTTCTCGATATACGGAAATGCAGGGCAAGGAACGTTAAATATTGGGATTGTAAATAAAGAAAATGAGCCGATAGCAAATGATACGATAAAGTTTTTAGAAGGATTAAATCATGTGAATGTGAGTAAGGTTAAGGAGTCTGAAGTAGAAGATAAACTCACTTCCAAAAAACTTGATGGAGTTATTACGTTAGATTCTGGGTTTTCAAAAAGTGTTCGAGAAGGGAAACCAGATCATATTGAAATTTCATCGATTAAAGGTGATCAAGTAACAGGATTTATAAAAACATATTTATATAATTATATTGATAATATAGCAGCTATTAGTAAAGTAGCAGGAACAGATCAAAGTATATTTGATAATATGTACGCAGGATATCAAAAAGGTTCATTTAAAATGAAAACTGAGACGCTAGAAGATACTTCGAAAAATAAAGATATGACAAATCAAACGATGGGTTACCTTATTATGTTTATGCTGTTTTCAGCAGCGAACTTATCAGGTCATATTTTAAAAGAAAAAGAGAATAGAACGTACTTTAGACTATTATCAACGCCGATAGATGGGAAGAAATTCATATTATCTAATGTCGGGGTAAATATGATAATACTAACAGTACAAATTTTGATTACAATCCTATTCCTAACGAATGTTTTTCATACGAATATCAATATGCCTTTCATAGTGATGATGGGCGTACTAATGCTATTTGCATTAATCGCAATTGGAATATCATTAGTCCTTGTAGCTTTTTCGAAAAACTCAGCATCGGCAAATGCGATGCAAAACATGGTCATTGTACCAACATGCTTACTTGCTGGATGTTATTTCCCATATGACATTATGCCAAATGCAGTACAAAAAGTAGCTAATTTTCTTCCGCAGCGCTGGTTGTTAGATACAGTATCAAAACTACAACAAGGAATGCCGTTCTCGGAGTTGTATTTAAACATTTTAATTTTATTTGCCTTTGCAATTGCGTTCTTCTTAATTGCGATTTATAAGTTTGGAAGAAATAATGATGCGAGGAATTTTGTTTAA
- the cls gene encoding cardiolipin synthase has protein sequence MIKKILRVTSIIIAIFVFILIWMHIDVTLGRKMEAGKNMPTEYASHYSDFQLYVEGKSLYEQLFEDIKKAKSSIYTYFFILSDDKSSHTFLNLLKEKAKEGVNVYLSVDRINDLSFERKMINELRESGVHFTYSRKPALPFGFYSLHHRNHRRITTIDGEIGYTGGFNIGDEYLGKDKRFGYWRDYHLRLKGEGAKDLEQQFALDWKRDTKEEIKRSTNNASKGNTLHTMTSYNGHYVAETYIQLIKQAKHSIVITTPYFIAKNKELMNALIEAQKRGVTVKILWSYKPDIPLIKEAAYPYIRQAVNNGITVYGYKKGMFHGKLMLIDNELTVIGTTNFTARSFYINDEMNLYIHGGTIVSDVNKALTEDFRDSKEMTKEFFEKLSFWERCKEKVAGLVDFYL, from the coding sequence ATGATTAAAAAAATATTGCGAGTTACTTCTATTATTATTGCTATTTTTGTTTTTATTTTAATTTGGATGCATATCGATGTTACCTTAGGTAGGAAAATGGAAGCTGGGAAAAACATGCCGACAGAGTATGCATCTCACTATAGTGACTTTCAATTATATGTAGAAGGAAAATCATTATATGAGCAGCTATTTGAAGATATAAAAAAAGCGAAAAGCTCCATCTACACTTATTTCTTCATTTTGTCGGATGATAAAAGTAGCCATACTTTTTTAAACTTATTAAAAGAGAAGGCAAAAGAAGGAGTAAACGTTTATTTATCAGTTGATCGCATTAATGATTTATCATTTGAAAGGAAGATGATAAATGAATTGCGGGAAAGTGGTGTACATTTTACATATAGTAGAAAACCTGCATTGCCATTCGGATTTTATTCACTTCATCATCGGAATCATCGCCGTATTACGACAATTGATGGAGAAATTGGCTATACAGGCGGATTTAATATAGGAGATGAGTACTTAGGGAAAGATAAGCGATTTGGATATTGGCGTGATTATCATTTGCGGCTTAAAGGAGAAGGAGCAAAAGATTTAGAACAGCAATTCGCTTTAGATTGGAAACGAGATACGAAAGAAGAGATAAAGAGGAGTACGAATAACGCTAGTAAAGGGAATACATTACATACTATGACTAGTTACAATGGGCATTACGTCGCTGAAACATATATACAGTTAATAAAGCAAGCGAAGCATTCAATCGTCATTACAACACCTTATTTTATAGCGAAAAATAAAGAATTAATGAATGCTTTAATTGAAGCGCAAAAACGTGGTGTTACAGTAAAAATACTTTGGTCATATAAACCAGATATCCCCCTTATTAAAGAGGCGGCATATCCGTACATACGTCAAGCTGTTAATAACGGGATTACGGTATATGGTTATAAAAAAGGGATGTTTCATGGAAAGTTAATGCTAATTGATAATGAGTTAACTGTTATAGGTACAACAAACTTTACTGCCCGTAGCTTCTATATAAATGATGAGATGAATTTGTATATTCATGGCGGGACTATCGTATCGGACGTGAATAAGGCATTAACAGAGGATTTTCGTGATTCAAAAGAAATGACGAAAGAGTTTTTTGAGAAGTTATCTTTTTGGGAACGTTGTAAGGAAAAAGTGGCGGGATTGGTTGATTTTTATTTGTAA